One window of the Prinia subflava isolate CZ2003 ecotype Zambia chromosome 25, Cam_Psub_1.2, whole genome shotgun sequence genome contains the following:
- the POGLUT1 gene encoding protein O-glucosyltransferase 1 yields MAARGGRGRHLGPGGGAAMGAGRAALALWAVAAALCRPQPALAADAKWKTITGQIKKAVGAYEPCVKENCSCHQSVWKQDLAPFRGGISKETMSDVVSRKLGTHYQIINNKLYREQDCMFPARCSGVEHFILEIIHRLPDMEMVINVRDYPQVPKWMKPIIPVFSFSKTSEYNDIMYPAWTFWEGGPAVWPIYPTGLGRWDLMREDLRRSAEKWPWKKKISKGYFRGSRTSPERDPLILLSRENPELVDAEYTKNQAWKSEKDTLGKPPAKEIPLVDHCKYKYLFNFRGVAASFRLKHLFLCGSLVFHVGEEWLEFFYPQLKPWVHYIPVRSDLSDVRELLQFVKENDAIAQEISERGRQFITEHLEMEDISCYWEHLLSEYSQTLTYKVKRRKSYSEITSGRLKTEL; encoded by the exons ATGGCCgcgcgcggcgggcgcggccgccATCTtgggccgggcggcggggcggccatgggcgcggggcgggcggcgctggCGCTGTGGGCCGTGGCGGCCGCGCTGTGCCGCCCGCAGCCCGCGCTGGCCGCAG ATGCCAAGTGGAAAACGATAACCGGCCAAATTAAGAAAGCTGTGGGAGCCTATGAGCCGTGTGTAAAGGAAAATTGCAGCTGCCACCAAAG tgtCTGGAAGCAGGACCTGGCTCCTTTTCGAGGTGGCATTTCCAAGGAGACGATGTCAGATGTGGTGAGCCGGAAGCTCGGGACCCACTACCAAATAATTAACAACAAACTGTATCGTGAGCAGGACTGCATGTTCCCTGCGAG ATGCAGTGGAGTTGAGCACTTCATTCTGGAGATCATCCACCGCCTCCCTGACATGGAAATGGTGATCAATGTGCGAGACTACCCCCAGGTTCCCAAGTGGATGAAACCCATTATCCCAGTCTTCTCCTTCAGCAAG ACATCTGAATACAATGATATCATGTATCCTGCCTGGACATTTTGGGAAGGAGGACCAGCTGTTTGGCCAATTTACCCAACAGGTTTAGGGCGCTGGGACCTCATGAGAGAGGACCTCAGAAG atctgCAGAAAAATGgccatggaagaaaaaaatctctaaggGATATTTCCGAGGATCCAG aaccAGCCCTGAGAGAGATCCCCTCATCCTGCTGTCCCGAGAAAACCCAGAACTTGTTGACGCCGAGTACACTAAAAACCAGGCTTGGAAATCTGAAAAG GACACCTTAGGAAAGCCTCCTGCAAAGGAAATTCCACTGGTTGATCACTGCAAATACAA GTACCTGTTCAATTTCCGGGGAGTGGCGGCCAGTTTCCGCTTGAAACACCTTTTCCTGTGCGGCTCACTCGTCTTTCACGTGGGAGAAGAGTGGTTGGAGTTCTTCTATCCCCAGCTGAAGCCTTGGGTCCACTACATCCCGGTGCGGTCAGACCTCTCCGACGTCAG GGAGCTCTTGCAATTTGTAAAGGAAAATGATGCCATAGCACAAGAAATTTCAGAGAG GGGACGTCAGTTCATCACTGAGCACTTGGAGATGGAGGACATCTCTTGCTACTGGGAGCATCTGCTGTCTGAATATTCCCAAACCTTGACTTACAAagtgaaaaggaggaagagctACAGCGAGATCACTTCTGGACGACTGAAAACAGAACTGTAG
- the TIMMDC1 gene encoding complex I assembly factor TIMMDC1, mitochondrial, giving the protein MAELPGPQAGLGRPAPLPQTGWERLSELWRRDEQQQYPEETVNIVKSAFTAGVVGWLYGGLPAFVSARKAFIESSHGEIFQNRADAVQSAHRAGLRSFIRYGWRWSWRVAAFATVFNVVSTGLSVYRNKTTISNFAAAGGFTGALFRMHLGLQGLAGGIVFGTAFGVPVGGLLMAMYGLAGETWQEKRNRERRELYEQRLAEWQSKLSMTEILGQTENNAQGRPEMERARELKSC; this is encoded by the exons ATGGCGGAGCTCCCCGGCCCTCAGGCGGGGTTgggccgccccgcgccgctgccgcAGACGGGCTGGGAGCGCCTCAGCGAGCTCTGGCGGCGAGA CGAGCAGCAGCAGTACCCGGAGGAGACGGTGAACATCGTCAAGTCAGCCTTCACGGCGGGCGTGGTGGGCTGGCTGTACGGCGGGCTGCCTGCCTTCGTCAGCGCCCGCAAGGCCTTCATCGAGAGCAGCCACGGCGAGATCTTCCAGAACCGCGCCGATGCCGTG caATCCGCACACCGGGCCGGTCTCCGGAGCTTCATCCGCTACGGCTGGCGCTGGAGCTGGAGGGTCGCGGCTTTCGCCACCGTGTTCAA CGTGGTGAGCACGGGCCTGTCTGTGTACCGCAATAAAACCACCATCAGTAattttgctgcagcaggag GCTTCACAGGAGCCCTGTTCAGAATGCACTTGGgcctgcagggcctggcaggcGGCATCGTGTTTGGAACGGCGTTTGG GGTCCCTGTAGGAGGCCTCCTCATGGCAATGTATGGCTTGGCTGGTGAGACCTGGCAGGAGAAGAGGAATCGTGAGCGCAGGGAGCTGTACGAACAGAGGCTGGCAGAGTG GCAATCCAAGCTTAGTATGACTGAAATCTTAGgccaaacagaaaacaatgcCCAGGGAAGACCAGAGATGGAAAGAGCAAGAGAATTGAAGAGCTGCTGA
- the CD80 gene encoding T-lymphocyte activation antigen CD80: MMWLPTSPSALALRTWLGLGLFVLLCLGMGQALEKKAVNGKVGGKVSLPCCHEIPSSESLQKYRVYWQKNITDVVLAYSEGNMIPNHKRYRNRTEMDPWNLTLWISPVEILDNGSYQCVVQRNSVVVCDESVSLFVTADFSKPSITAEVSGGSCESTEMVVTCSSHGGFPRPTISGALNNVSVEWNASWVSEPSLRTYSVTGKLVLNVTKDVNITCSVEYSGFATSTSLPLKNINDCVVPPVPPPYNVIIASIIIVITFILAITLTARYLPRYVCSRCCKSQDSVEEGVKGYTKPPMSSKGTAETSSV; this comes from the exons GCCAAGCACTGGAGAAGAAAGCAGTCAATGGCAAAGTTGGGGGAAAGGTCAGCCTGCCTTGTTGTCATGAAATTCCCAGCTCTGAAAGCCTACAGAAGTACCGTGTCTACTGGCAGAAGAACATTACAGACGTGGTGCTGGCCTACTCAGAGGGGAATATGATCCCCAACCACAAGCGGTACCGGAACCGGACAGAGATGGACCCCTGGAACCTCACCCTGTGGATCTCCCCTGTGGAAATCCTGGACAATGGCTCTTACCAGTGTGTAGTGCAGCGCAATTCTGTCGTCGTGTGTGATGAGTCTGTCAGCCTCTTTGTGACAG CTGACTTCAGCAAGCCCAGCATAACAGCAGAAGTGTCCGGTGGTTCTTGCGAGTCGACAGAGATGGTGGTGACCTGCTCTTCTCACGGAGGTTTCCCCAGGCCCACAATCTCTGGAGCCCTCAACAACGTGTCCGTGGAGTGGAACGCCAGCTGGGTGTCCGAGCCCAGCCTCAGAACATACAGTGTCACTGGAAAACTGGTGCTCAACGTGACCAAAGATGTCAACATCACCTGCTCTGTGGAATACAGTGGCTTTGCCACATCCACCAGTTTGCCTCTGA AAAATATAAATGACTGCGTTGTTCCTCCTGTGCCTCCACCTTATAATGTCATTATTGCTTCAATTATCATCGTTATCACCTTCATTCTGGCTATCACCCTGACAGCAAGATACCTCCCAAGATATG tttgttctCGCTGTTGTAAGAGCCAGGATTCGGTGGAAGAGGGTGTGAAAGGATATACAAAGCCACCCATGAGCTCTAAAGGGACAGCTGAAACATCATCTGTATGA